The following proteins are encoded in a genomic region of Haloarcula marina:
- a CDS encoding conditioned medium-induced protein 4, giving the protein MDEKTEQLRDIFMDVSEDGAVTESQAAGRGSLTDVDESAIDDRLADVVARMRERYAFRTDLDDAALVTVVRAFYEGQDDAAIADDLAVDAETVETARFDLHLLRESDDGDADFDIAAFRRRTVAGATTAELAAEFDLDEAAAADYRRVVEAQAAARRVSHRFQSEFEDVLTDAGLSTRMTAAVRENGLEEATEDIDSLDSDADISM; this is encoded by the coding sequence ATGGACGAGAAGACAGAACAGCTCCGCGACATCTTCATGGACGTCTCCGAAGACGGGGCGGTGACGGAGTCGCAGGCGGCGGGGCGGGGGTCGCTGACCGACGTGGACGAGTCGGCCATCGACGACCGACTGGCGGACGTGGTCGCCCGGATGCGCGAGCGGTACGCCTTCCGGACGGACCTCGACGACGCGGCGCTGGTGACGGTCGTGCGGGCGTTCTACGAGGGACAGGACGACGCGGCCATCGCCGACGACCTCGCCGTCGACGCGGAGACGGTCGAGACGGCCCGCTTCGACTTACACCTCCTCCGTGAATCGGACGACGGCGACGCCGACTTCGACATCGCGGCGTTCCGTCGGCGGACCGTCGCGGGCGCGACGACCGCCGAATTGGCCGCGGAGTTCGACCTCGACGAGGCCGCCGCCGCCGACTACCGGCGGGTCGTCGAGGCCCAGGCCGCGGCCCGCCGGGTGAGCCACCGGTTCCAGAGCGAGTTCGAGGACGTGCTCACGGACGCCGGACTCTCGACCCGGATGACCGCCGCCGTCCGCGAGAACGGTCTCGAAGAGGCGACCGAAGACATCGACTCGCTGGATTCGGACGCCGACATCTCGATGTAG
- a CDS encoding (Fe-S)-binding protein, producing the protein MSLALQTTTRPTFWRIGDVGKAVFYYLAALAILVFLYGVYGRVRRYARGSDDPFDRLDNLPDRTLTAARLALSNRKQLDRDAVAGVMHAFVVWGFLTLLIGTTILGVDMDLYRPLTGDSFFVGRFYLSYSFVMDAMGLLFVVGVGVALWRRYGRRLDRLHGRHTSREDGLFLGALFLLGVGGYLTEGVRILGTSTVRDVSFETVSFVGWFVKDVLVAAGVTPQLAASAYPFVWWSHSLLALWFVAWIPYAKPFHMLSSFANVVTRDEKAGVRLPGVPEDAAPEDIGPSEIDDFSWKQLLDHDACTKCGRCSAVCPATESGRPLDPRDVILDLKRYREEVDAGGETVPIIADGGTSVIDAHTMESCMSCMACMDACPVDIEHVTQFTEMNRRLTESGEMDDHVQDAMMNAFQHGNTFGDPERKRPDWTEQLDFEVPDARDQSVEYLWYVGDYPSYDERNKRVARALARVFEAADASYGILYEDEQTDGNDVRRVGEEGLYEMLVEDNAAAIQSCEFEAIVTTDPHSFNTFRNEYPEFDACEWDEADVFHYTEVVADLAESGALGLSGNELDYTVTYHDPCHLGRYNDVFDAPRALVDATGCDRHEMPRNRRDSFCCGGGGGGLWMDFEEESKPSEERLREAIEDTDAGAEIEKFVVACPMCMTMYEDGRKTGGYEDDVEIVGLTELLAEAVGGSA; encoded by the coding sequence ATGTCACTCGCGCTGCAGACGACCACGCGGCCGACGTTCTGGCGCATCGGCGACGTGGGGAAAGCCGTCTTCTACTACCTCGCCGCGCTGGCTATCCTCGTCTTTCTGTACGGCGTCTACGGTCGTGTGCGTCGGTACGCCCGCGGGAGCGACGACCCGTTCGACCGCCTCGACAACCTGCCCGACCGGACGCTGACGGCGGCGCGACTCGCCCTCTCGAACCGCAAGCAACTGGACCGCGACGCGGTGGCCGGGGTGATGCACGCCTTCGTCGTCTGGGGTTTTCTGACCCTGCTCATCGGGACGACGATTCTCGGCGTCGACATGGACCTCTACCGCCCGCTGACCGGCGACTCGTTCTTCGTCGGGCGATTCTACCTCTCGTACTCGTTCGTGATGGACGCGATGGGACTGCTGTTCGTCGTCGGCGTCGGCGTCGCCCTGTGGCGTCGGTACGGGCGCCGTCTCGACAGACTCCACGGCCGTCACACCTCCCGCGAGGACGGCCTGTTTCTGGGGGCGCTCTTCCTGCTGGGCGTCGGCGGCTACCTCACCGAGGGCGTCCGGATTCTCGGCACGTCGACGGTGCGGGACGTGTCCTTCGAGACGGTGAGTTTCGTCGGGTGGTTCGTGAAAGACGTGCTGGTGGCCGCGGGCGTGACGCCGCAACTGGCCGCCAGCGCCTACCCGTTCGTCTGGTGGAGTCACTCGCTGCTGGCGCTGTGGTTCGTCGCGTGGATACCGTACGCCAAGCCGTTCCACATGCTCTCCTCGTTCGCCAACGTCGTGACGCGCGACGAGAAGGCGGGCGTCAGACTGCCGGGCGTGCCCGAAGACGCCGCCCCGGAGGACATCGGTCCGAGCGAGATAGACGACTTCTCGTGGAAGCAGTTGCTGGACCACGACGCCTGCACGAAGTGCGGCCGCTGTTCGGCGGTCTGTCCGGCGACGGAATCGGGGCGGCCGCTGGACCCGCGGGACGTGATTCTGGACCTGAAACGCTACCGGGAAGAGGTGGATGCGGGCGGCGAGACGGTCCCCATCATCGCCGACGGCGGGACCTCGGTCATCGACGCACACACGATGGAGTCCTGCATGTCCTGTATGGCCTGCATGGACGCCTGCCCCGTCGACATCGAACACGTGACCCAGTTCACCGAGATGAACCGACGGCTCACGGAGTCCGGCGAGATGGACGACCACGTGCAGGACGCGATGATGAACGCGTTCCAGCACGGCAACACCTTCGGCGACCCCGAGCGCAAGCGCCCCGACTGGACCGAACAACTGGACTTCGAGGTGCCCGACGCCCGCGACCAGTCGGTGGAGTACCTCTGGTACGTCGGCGACTACCCGAGTTACGACGAGCGGAACAAGCGGGTGGCAAGAGCCCTCGCTCGCGTCTTCGAGGCCGCCGACGCATCCTATGGCATCCTCTACGAGGACGAGCAAACCGACGGCAACGACGTGCGCCGGGTCGGCGAGGAGGGCCTCTACGAGATGCTCGTCGAGGACAACGCCGCCGCCATCCAGTCGTGTGAGTTCGAGGCCATCGTGACGACCGACCCCCACTCGTTCAACACCTTCCGCAACGAGTACCCCGAGTTCGACGCCTGCGAGTGGGACGAGGCCGACGTGTTCCACTACACCGAAGTCGTCGCCGACCTCGCCGAATCGGGCGCGCTCGGCCTCTCGGGGAACGAACTCGACTACACCGTCACCTACCACGACCCGTGTCACCTCGGGCGGTACAACGACGTGTTCGACGCGCCGCGCGCACTCGTCGACGCCACGGGGTGTGACCGCCACGAGATGCCGCGCAACCGCCGGGACTCCTTCTGCTGTGGCGGCGGCGGGGGCGGCCTCTGGATGGACTTCGAAGAAGAGTCAAAACCCAGCGAGGAGCGCCTGCGCGAGGCCATCGAAGACACCGACGCCGGGGCCGAAATCGAGAAATTCGTCGTCGCCTGCCCGATGTGCATGACGATGTACGAGGACGGCCGCAAAACCGGCGGCTACGAGGACGACGTCGAAATCGTCGGCCTGACCGAACTGCTGGCCGAGGCGGTCGGCGGGTCGGCCTGA
- a CDS encoding competence/damage-inducible protein A, translating into MDVALLTVGDELLAGDTENTNATWLAQQLTDAGATVTRILTVPDDEAVIADAVSRYHAAFDAVVVTGGIGGTPDDVTKAAVAQAFDRELVVPDDVRAHLEAKADRFAENNPEVVDRYEMDLDLDAWAAVPEGADPLLTDESFAAGCVLDGVYVMPGIPEELKAMFATVAEDFGGDRTTETIHTPAPEGAVVSTIVEAREQFGVAVGSYPRKGDTPGRVKVTGDDPETVIAAAAWLRERIETID; encoded by the coding sequence ATGGACGTAGCGTTGCTCACCGTCGGCGACGAGTTGCTGGCGGGCGATACGGAGAACACGAACGCGACGTGGCTGGCCCAGCAGTTGACCGACGCGGGCGCGACGGTCACGCGCATCCTCACCGTGCCCGACGACGAGGCGGTCATCGCCGATGCCGTCTCGCGGTACCACGCGGCGTTCGACGCCGTCGTCGTGACCGGCGGCATCGGCGGGACGCCCGACGACGTGACGAAAGCCGCCGTCGCGCAGGCCTTCGACCGCGAACTGGTCGTCCCCGACGACGTGCGCGCCCACCTCGAAGCGAAGGCCGACCGGTTCGCCGAGAACAACCCCGAGGTGGTCGACCGCTACGAGATGGACCTCGACTTGGACGCGTGGGCGGCGGTCCCCGAGGGGGCCGACCCCCTGCTGACCGACGAGAGCTTCGCCGCCGGTTGTGTCCTCGACGGCGTCTACGTCATGCCGGGCATCCCCGAGGAACTGAAGGCGATGTTCGCCACCGTCGCCGAGGACTTCGGCGGCGACCGGACGACTGAGACGATTCACACCCCCGCGCCGGAAGGGGCCGTCGTGAGCACCATCGTCGAGGCCCGCGAGCAGTTCGGCGTCGCCGTCGGCAGTTACCCCCGAAAGGGCGACACACCGGGGCGGGTGAAGGTGACCGGCGACGACCCCGAAACCGTCATCGCCGCCGCCGCGTGGCTTCGGGAACGCATCGAGACGATAGACTAG
- a CDS encoding DedA family protein: protein MATDAADARGPVRTFAEDYGLLVVAGLFALLGVAGIALYVFGDTAYAEALLRRYGLVALFFVFVLEGAMLLYFAPSEALVPAAVAVLARTTGGYDFPAVAAILAVAVAGATLGQTALFLLAKRGGREWLLDRPWFRVEEGRMDRFGAMFDRYGLLAVPLSNTLLFTRGMLTVPAGVAGMTTRRFAALSALGTLSFEILLAGAAMGVLELL from the coding sequence ATGGCGACAGACGCCGCCGACGCCCGCGGCCCGGTTCGCACCTTCGCGGAGGACTACGGCCTGCTGGTGGTGGCGGGCTTGTTCGCCCTCCTCGGCGTCGCGGGCATCGCGCTGTACGTCTTCGGCGATACGGCCTACGCCGAGGCGCTCTTGCGCCGCTACGGCTTAGTCGCGCTCTTCTTCGTCTTCGTGCTGGAGGGGGCGATGTTGCTCTACTTCGCGCCGAGCGAAGCGCTCGTCCCGGCCGCGGTGGCCGTCCTCGCGCGCACCACCGGCGGGTACGATTTCCCCGCCGTGGCCGCTATCCTCGCCGTCGCCGTCGCGGGGGCGACGCTGGGGCAGACGGCGCTCTTCCTGCTGGCGAAACGCGGCGGCCGCGAGTGGTTGCTCGACCGACCGTGGTTTCGAGTGGAGGAGGGTCGGATGGACCGCTTCGGCGCGATGTTCGACCGCTACGGTCTGCTGGCCGTGCCGCTCAGCAACACACTCCTGTTCACGCGAGGGATGCTGACCGTCCCCGCGGGCGTGGCGGGCATGACGACCCGGCGGTTCGCGGCGCTGTCGGCGCTCGGCACGCTCTCGTTCGAGATTCTGCTGGCGGGCGCGGCGATGGGCGTCCTCGAACTACTCTAG
- a CDS encoding HalOD1 output domain-containing protein codes for MREVKLQAHSNTTGSVASKVIDAVCSRTGTSATDLPPLYETIDTDALNELFADRHTSGRVTFDYAGHVVTVRGDQTVEVSARTEHR; via the coding sequence ATGCGCGAAGTGAAATTACAAGCACACTCGAACACAACGGGGAGCGTCGCGTCGAAGGTCATCGACGCGGTCTGTTCGAGGACGGGGACATCGGCGACGGATCTGCCGCCGCTGTACGAGACAATCGACACCGATGCGCTGAACGAACTCTTCGCCGACCGACACACCAGCGGTCGGGTAACGTTCGACTACGCCGGACACGTCGTGACCGTCCGTGGCGACCAGACGGTCGAAGTCTCGGCGCGAACCGAGCACCGCTGA
- a CDS encoding helix-hairpin-helix domain-containing protein, with translation MELESVPGVGAKTAAALRELDDPERALSEGDVATLARAPGISEGRAARIARGAIRADHDDPGGFAATPRAREIFRDALGLLQERTVTDYAAKRLETLYPSGVQSRIEEVRAFAERAMARDPDPAVAEALEHVEPLADPADVRVRDRCLATSDAERYAKAQDAIPEVSVEVVDDARQLAELARSYSTVVALDEAFAGVDVEGDVRVEPDALDEPASVVPERVLTFFARNRDRIRAAAEVHRVAGLDAPCDLDALTAALDRLGEDGEVRGDEELNRLGTAVDDLDAAAATAESVANDHLREAIEERDVTIEGTDLLSLVERGAGVDSLLDRELADEYAAAVERARDHLVDALQLRDTEAMARRAFPDDPTYPVERQEDVVSRLREELTAARDRRATRQKRALADDLAEMRTDAERLVADALELDVELAVARFAADFDCTMPDVTDDEGFEIAGGRSPLLDVSFEAVEPVDYRVSGVTVLSGVNSGGKTSTLDLVALVTTLAHMGLPVPAESARVGRVAELHYHAKTQGTLDAGAFEATLREFGDLVTEITADRPVMVLVDELESITEPGASAKIMAGILEALGDRQATAVFVSHLARDIRAAAATEVRIDGIEAVGLEDGELRVNRSPVKGKLARSTPELIVEKLADGDGEDDGTDGGFYAGLLAKFDE, from the coding sequence ATGGAACTGGAATCGGTGCCGGGCGTCGGGGCGAAGACGGCCGCCGCGCTGCGCGAACTGGACGACCCGGAACGAGCGCTCAGCGAGGGAGACGTCGCCACGCTCGCCCGGGCACCGGGCATCAGCGAGGGGCGGGCCGCCCGCATCGCCCGGGGGGCGATACGGGCCGACCACGACGACCCCGGCGGATTCGCCGCGACGCCGCGCGCCCGCGAGATTTTCCGCGACGCGCTCGGCCTCCTGCAGGAACGCACGGTCACCGACTACGCCGCCAAGCGACTGGAAACGCTGTACCCGAGCGGCGTCCAGAGCCGTATCGAGGAGGTCCGCGCGTTCGCCGAGCGAGCGATGGCCCGGGACCCCGACCCCGCCGTCGCCGAGGCGCTCGAACACGTCGAACCGCTCGCGGACCCCGCAGACGTACGGGTCCGGGACCGCTGTCTCGCGACGAGCGACGCCGAGCGGTACGCGAAGGCCCAAGACGCTATCCCCGAGGTGAGCGTCGAAGTCGTCGACGACGCCCGCCAACTGGCCGAACTCGCCCGCTCGTACTCGACAGTGGTCGCGCTGGACGAGGCGTTCGCGGGGGTCGACGTCGAGGGAGACGTGCGGGTCGAACCCGACGCGCTCGACGAACCGGCCTCGGTCGTCCCCGAACGCGTCCTCACCTTCTTCGCGCGCAACCGCGACCGGATTCGCGCCGCCGCGGAGGTACACCGAGTGGCGGGCCTCGACGCGCCCTGTGACCTCGACGCGCTCACGGCGGCCCTCGACAGACTGGGCGAGGACGGCGAGGTCCGGGGCGACGAGGAGTTGAACCGCCTCGGGACGGCCGTCGACGATTTGGACGCCGCGGCCGCTACCGCCGAGAGCGTCGCCAACGACCACCTACGAGAGGCCATCGAGGAACGGGACGTGACCATCGAGGGGACCGACCTCCTCTCACTGGTCGAACGCGGCGCGGGCGTCGACTCGCTGTTGGACCGCGAACTGGCCGACGAGTACGCCGCCGCCGTCGAACGGGCGCGGGACCACCTCGTCGACGCCCTCCAGTTGCGCGATACGGAGGCGATGGCGCGCCGAGCGTTCCCGGACGACCCGACCTATCCGGTCGAACGACAGGAGGACGTGGTGAGTCGCCTCCGGGAGGAACTGACCGCCGCGCGGGACCGCCGCGCGACCAGACAGAAGCGCGCGCTGGCCGACGACCTCGCCGAGATGCGGACCGACGCCGAGCGGTTGGTCGCCGACGCGCTGGAACTGGACGTGGAACTGGCCGTCGCTCGCTTCGCCGCGGACTTCGACTGCACGATGCCCGACGTGACCGACGACGAGGGGTTCGAAATCGCTGGCGGGCGCTCGCCCCTGCTCGACGTGTCCTTCGAAGCGGTCGAACCGGTCGACTACCGCGTCTCCGGCGTCACGGTCCTCTCCGGGGTCAACAGCGGCGGGAAGACGTCGACCCTCGACCTGGTGGCGCTGGTGACGACGCTTGCCCACATGGGCCTGCCCGTCCCCGCCGAGTCCGCTCGCGTCGGCCGCGTCGCGGAACTGCACTACCACGCCAAGACCCAGGGGACGCTGGACGCGGGCGCGTTCGAGGCCACCCTGCGGGAGTTCGGGGACCTCGTCACCGAGATTACGGCCGACCGGCCGGTGATGGTGCTCGTCGACGAACTGGAGTCCATCACCGAACCCGGCGCGAGCGCGAAGATTATGGCGGGCATCCTCGAAGCGCTGGGCGACCGGCAGGCGACGGCCGTCTTCGTCTCCCACCTCGCGCGGGACATCCGCGCGGCCGCCGCCACCGAAGTCCGTATCGACGGCATCGAGGCGGTGGGCTTAGAAGACGGCGAACTGCGGGTGAACCGCTCGCCCGTGAAAGGGAAACTCGCCCGGTCGACGCCGGAACTCATCGTCGAGAAACTGGCCGACGGCGACGGCGAGGACGACGGGACCGACGGCGGCTTCTACGCGGGACTGTTGGCGAAATTCGACGAGTGA
- a CDS encoding ORC1-type DNA replication protein — protein sequence MSDDPEEGMLGWDESVFREEHVFEIDWLPETFKHRETQMETLKYSLRPAVRGSRPLNVIARGPPGTGKTTSTQILFDELTAQTDVRAVRVNCQVDSTRYAVFSRLFAEIFEYEPPSSGISFKKLFSQITDKLVEEDEVLVVALDDVNYLFYESEASDTLYSLLRAHEAHSGAKIGVICISSDLDLDVIDALDTRVQSVFRPEEVYFNKYGQAEIVDILDERVERGFVEGVVGPAVLDRVAELTEEQGGDLRVGIDLLRRAGMNAEMRASRSVEVQDVEAAYDKSKYVHLSRRLRELSDSEAALVEVIADHDGKRAGDIYEVFNETTGLGYTRYSEIINKLDQLGIIDADYTEVEGRGRSRELTLNYDADAVLERL from the coding sequence ATGAGCGACGACCCCGAGGAGGGGATGCTCGGGTGGGACGAGTCGGTGTTTCGGGAGGAACACGTCTTCGAAATCGACTGGCTCCCCGAGACGTTCAAACACCGAGAGACGCAGATGGAGACGCTGAAGTACTCGCTTCGCCCCGCCGTCCGCGGGTCCCGCCCGCTGAACGTCATCGCGCGCGGGCCGCCCGGGACGGGCAAGACCACTTCGACGCAGATTCTGTTCGACGAACTGACCGCCCAGACGGACGTGCGCGCGGTGCGGGTCAACTGTCAGGTCGACTCGACGCGCTACGCCGTCTTCTCGCGGCTGTTCGCCGAGATTTTCGAGTACGAACCCCCGTCCTCGGGCATCTCCTTCAAGAAGCTCTTCTCGCAGATTACGGACAAACTCGTCGAGGAAGACGAGGTGCTGGTCGTCGCGTTAGACGACGTGAACTACCTCTTCTACGAGTCCGAGGCCAGCGACACGCTGTACTCGCTGTTGCGCGCCCACGAGGCCCACTCCGGGGCGAAAATCGGTGTCATCTGCATCTCGTCGGACCTCGACTTGGACGTCATCGACGCCCTCGATACGCGAGTGCAGTCGGTGTTTCGCCCCGAGGAAGTGTACTTCAACAAGTACGGGCAGGCCGAAATCGTCGACATCCTCGACGAACGCGTCGAACGCGGCTTCGTCGAGGGCGTCGTCGGCCCCGCCGTCTTGGACCGGGTGGCCGAACTGACCGAGGAGCAGGGCGGTGACCTCCGGGTCGGCATCGACCTCCTGCGGCGGGCCGGGATGAACGCCGAGATGCGCGCCTCGCGGTCTGTCGAGGTACAGGACGTGGAGGCGGCCTACGACAAGTCGAAGTACGTCCACCTCTCGCGACGGTTACGGGAACTGTCGGACTCCGAAGCGGCGCTCGTCGAGGTCATCGCCGACCACGACGGCAAGCGCGCGGGCGACATCTACGAGGTGTTCAACGAGACGACCGGACTTGGGTACACCCGCTACTCCGAGATAATCAACAAACTCGACCAGTTGGGCATCATCGACGCCGACTACACCGAAGTCGAGGGGCGCGGCCGGTCGCGGGAGTTGACGCTGAACTACGACGCCGACGCCGTCCTCGAACGGTTGTAG
- a CDS encoding DUF7089 family protein yields the protein MFTERSLSGELPAVRDAYAPDALVLNCARDFETLDPAVAEELLLVTDSVDPVSYDPSWVPENAPSELRRFAGGDLTIGMPGDGGVAWTHQTDPPCVFVKPRLETSPEAFVDFLVAEALVEVSLDEPEHFLGFFGERYPEFASVTDTRLDAAGTYQLAAALYDAYLGRQTRAVFRTWADDYPDLSDAWVDAGERLTPRLSDLPGELARGQTDFAAAAELACSGVKHGLDLPAPFAALDTAAYHEYGADYAIRWAEKTFERLE from the coding sequence ATGTTCACCGAGCGCTCGCTCTCGGGAGAGCTACCAGCGGTCCGCGACGCCTACGCGCCCGATGCGCTCGTGTTGAACTGCGCTCGGGACTTCGAGACGCTGGACCCGGCCGTCGCCGAGGAACTCCTCCTCGTGACCGATAGCGTCGACCCAGTCTCGTACGACCCGTCGTGGGTCCCCGAGAACGCGCCGTCGGAACTCCGGCGGTTCGCGGGCGGCGACCTGACCATCGGGATGCCCGGCGACGGCGGCGTGGCGTGGACCCACCAGACCGACCCGCCCTGCGTGTTCGTCAAACCGCGGCTGGAGACCTCTCCCGAGGCGTTCGTGGACTTTCTCGTCGCCGAAGCCCTGGTCGAGGTGAGTCTGGACGAACCCGAACACTTCCTCGGGTTCTTCGGCGAGCGCTACCCGGAGTTCGCGAGCGTCACCGACACGCGACTCGACGCCGCCGGGACGTACCAACTCGCGGCGGCGCTGTACGACGCGTACCTGGGTCGCCAGACTCGCGCGGTGTTCCGGACGTGGGCCGACGACTACCCCGACCTGTCCGACGCGTGGGTCGACGCCGGAGAACGGCTGACACCCCGGCTCTCGGACCTCCCCGGCGAACTCGCGCGCGGTCAGACCGACTTCGCGGCCGCCGCGGAACTGGCCTGTAGCGGCGTCAAACACGGTCTGGACCTGCCCGCACCGTTCGCGGCGCTCGATACGGCGGCGTACCACGAGTACGGCGCGGACTACGCGATTCGATGGGCCGAGAAGACGTTCGAGCGACTGGAGTGA
- a CDS encoding RidA family protein yields the protein MDRRHVSTGTEWERQVGYSRAIRAGNTVRVAGTIAIDDDGAVVTPGKPYEQTRHALGIVTDALDELDASAADVVATRLYVTDMRQQEAVGRAHEEVFGDVRPAATMVEVSGLAADGAVVEVEAEAVVARD from the coding sequence ATGGACAGACGACACGTTTCGACGGGGACCGAGTGGGAACGGCAAGTCGGGTACTCGCGGGCGATACGCGCCGGGAACACCGTCCGCGTCGCGGGGACTATCGCCATCGACGACGACGGCGCGGTGGTCACGCCCGGGAAGCCGTACGAACAGACCCGGCACGCGCTAGGCATCGTCACCGACGCACTCGACGAACTGGACGCCAGCGCCGCCGACGTGGTGGCGACCCGACTGTACGTCACCGACATGCGCCAGCAGGAAGCGGTCGGCCGCGCACACGAGGAGGTGTTCGGGGACGTGCGGCCCGCGGCGACGATGGTCGAAGTGTCGGGGTTGGCGGCCGACGGGGCCGTGGTGGAGGTAGAAGCCGAGGCGGTCGTAGCGCGGGACTGA
- a CDS encoding MATE family efflux transporter, with amino-acid sequence MVRRLLSRFVRGVPAVLARAGLVDREKATEATDLAAPVMVTGGLRILLRLADFLMVGIALGDAAIAGLELGFQYYFVGFGLSLAVSSGTISVVSRLQGSGQPRRANVAVKQSLWLALLISAPLTAVSWLYPEFLVGVLADDPTTVDFGATYLSIVMLSMAPRFWSMVASRALAGSADTRTPMYVRLLTLPTNVVLNAVLIFGLGPFPRLDIAGAAIGTAVANTLAATIFFALLVSGRYAVRLPLRGPQFDLELLTEIVRVALPLSGMRLLQTFARFPFLFVLGVLGTPTLAAYAIGRRVMLLALMPAWGYATAASTLVGQHLGSGDEDSATEYGWQTLRVALAVQLAIAAVIVTFARPIVSLFGTEYPGLAAQFVRVFGLIVAGFSVSRTMRGSLRGAGDTRWPLYGTVLGGYCFRLPVAMLALPTSAVVTVPLVGATLSPGLGLGLPAIFVALVGDFYLKAAVNTGRFWTGKWRDVARRSAVGSADD; translated from the coding sequence ATGGTTCGCCGCCTCCTCAGCAGATTCGTCCGTGGCGTCCCCGCCGTCCTGGCCCGCGCCGGCCTCGTCGACCGGGAGAAGGCCACCGAAGCGACGGACCTCGCCGCGCCGGTGATGGTCACGGGCGGCCTGCGCATCCTCCTCCGACTCGCGGACTTCCTGATGGTCGGTATCGCGCTGGGCGACGCCGCCATCGCGGGGCTGGAACTCGGCTTTCAGTACTACTTCGTCGGTTTCGGCCTCTCACTCGCCGTCTCCTCCGGGACCATCAGCGTCGTCTCCCGGTTGCAGGGGAGCGGCCAGCCCCGTCGAGCGAACGTCGCGGTCAAGCAGTCGCTGTGGCTCGCCTTGCTCATCTCCGCGCCCCTCACTGCGGTCTCGTGGCTCTATCCCGAGTTCTTGGTCGGGGTTCTCGCCGACGACCCGACCACCGTCGACTTCGGGGCGACGTACCTCTCCATCGTGATGCTGTCGATGGCCCCGCGCTTCTGGAGCATGGTCGCCTCGCGGGCGCTGGCGGGTAGCGCGGACACCCGGACGCCGATGTACGTCCGCCTCCTGACCCTGCCGACGAACGTCGTCCTCAACGCCGTCCTCATCTTCGGCCTCGGGCCGTTCCCTCGACTCGACATCGCGGGGGCGGCCATCGGCACGGCCGTCGCGAACACGCTCGCGGCGACCATCTTCTTCGCGTTGCTCGTCTCCGGGCGCTACGCCGTCCGCCTCCCGCTTCGGGGCCCGCAGTTCGACCTCGAACTCCTGACCGAAATCGTCCGCGTGGCCCTGCCACTGTCCGGGATGCGCCTGCTCCAGACCTTTGCCCGCTTCCCGTTCCTGTTCGTCCTCGGGGTGCTGGGGACGCCGACGCTGGCCGCCTACGCCATCGGTCGGCGGGTGATGCTACTGGCGCTGATGCCCGCGTGGGGGTACGCGACGGCCGCCTCGACGCTCGTGGGTCAGCACCTCGGGTCCGGCGACGAGGACTCGGCGACGGAGTACGGCTGGCAGACCCTCCGGGTGGCGCTCGCCGTCCAGTTGGCTATCGCCGCCGTCATCGTCACGTTCGCCCGTCCCATCGTCTCGCTGTTCGGCACCGAGTATCCCGGCCTCGCCGCGCAGTTCGTCAGGGTGTTCGGCCTCATCGTCGCCGGGTTCTCCGTCTCCCGGACGATGCGGGGCAGTCTCCGCGGCGCGGGCGACACCCGCTGGCCGCTCTACGGCACGGTTCTGGGCGGCTATTGCTTCCGCCTCCCCGTGGCGATGCTCGCACTCCCGACCTCGGCCGTCGTCACCGTCCCGCTGGTCGGGGCCACCCTCTCGCCGGGGCTCGGCCTCGGCCTCCCGGCCATCTTCGTCGCGCTCGTCGGGGACTTCTACCTGAAGGCGGCGGTCAACACCGGTCGCTTCTGGACCGGGAAGTGGCGCGACGTGGCCCGACGGTCGGCCGTCGGTTCGGCCGACGACTGA
- a CDS encoding ferredoxin: MHIEYDRDTCIGMFQCVAEWDAFERDEDAGKAVLTDSEEEDGVFVREIPEDAEFDAKFAARACPVEAIAVYDDDGEQLIP, translated from the coding sequence ATGCACATCGAATACGACCGCGACACGTGTATCGGGATGTTCCAGTGTGTCGCGGAGTGGGACGCGTTCGAGCGAGACGAGGACGCCGGGAAGGCGGTCCTCACGGACAGCGAGGAGGAAGACGGCGTGTTCGTCCGGGAGATTCCCGAGGACGCCGAGTTCGACGCGAAGTTCGCCGCGCGGGCCTGTCCCGTCGAGGCCATCGCCGTCTACGACGACGACGGCGAGCAGTTGATCCCCTGA